From Planktothrix serta PCC 8927:
CTTTTGTCAAATCAGCATCTTTTAATTGTCCTCTGCCCAACTTGACAAAACTTAAATTGCTACCATACAAAAACGCATTCGTAAAGTTAACTTCATGGAGTAAAGCCCGTGTTAAATTAGCCCGGGCCAAAGATGCTCCTGCCAAATCAATCCCAACTAAATTAACATGGCACAAATGAGCACCAATCAGGTTGACATTCTTAAAATCTCGTTCTCCAGCTAAATAACGATTTAAGAGTTCTTGAGCATTGATTGTGGACTGTACTGGCACAGGATTCATCCCCTACTTATTGGGTAAAATCGCACCTCTCATATCTGCATCTCTTAAATTGGCTCGATCCAATTTAGTATCGATCATAATCGCTTCAATCAGATTTACACCACTTAAATTTGACCAAGATAATTTTGTTCGGTAGAGTCGGGCTCGGCTCATATTGGCGCCGCGTAAAGTTGTCCAAGTCACGTTAGCCCCTCGGAGGTTAGCTTCACTCAAATTTGCTTCACTTAAATCAGCCCCAATCATTGTTACTCGTGTTAAATCCGCTTCATGAAAGTTGGCTCCAATCATCATTCCCCCACTGAGGGTGGCATTCGTTAAGTTCGCGCCTTCTAACGTGGTTTCTCGCATAATCACGTTGGTCAGGTTCGCACTTTCTAAAATCGCTCCCGTGAGATTAGCCTTCATCAAATTCGTTCGTACTAACGTAGCATGGGTTAAATTCGCGCCGACAAAATTGGCTTGGCTAAAATTGGCTTCCGTGAGGTTCGCTTCCGTCAGGTTGGCTTGAGTCAAGGTAACGTTTTTG
This genomic window contains:
- a CDS encoding pentapeptide repeat-containing protein: MEVNELLKRYTEGERLFRSVSLVGVDLSGIDLSESIIARASLENTSLVGANLTGVNFRETKFMGVDLTDANLSDANLIGSYLSDTKFNRVNLTGASLRGSSSKNVTLTQANLTEANLTEANFSQANFVGANLTHATLVRTNLMKANLTGAILESANLTNVIMRETTLEGANLTNATLSGGMMIGANFHEADLTRVTMIGADLSEANLSEANLRGANVTWTTLRGANMSRARLYRTKLSWSNLSGVNLIEAIMIDTKLDRANLRDADMRGAILPNK